Proteins encoded in a region of the Diospyros lotus cultivar Yz01 chromosome 9, ASM1463336v1, whole genome shotgun sequence genome:
- the LOC127810359 gene encoding uncharacterized protein LOC127810359 isoform X2, translating to MMVFVACSYITSNGLSPTTFAIAAEETKGVCVSECPCFVIAGNSLGITAKDMWHEIKEHGSFGFLNSAETSMPSEPGSSIGAAVAASVTVPSDSVRSVTFSLAWDCPDVKFMSKKAYHRRYTKFYGTHGNAAANIARDAILDHNIWESQIEAWQRPILEDTRLPEWYKVTLFNELYYLNSGGTVWTDGSLPVHCVASFGDRRFSLDLNRSKVKNATSTPHQHDTASEILVTMNSILQEINNPATLNSSFGYSLLQEGEENIGQFLYLEGIEYPMWNTYDVHFYASFALIMLFPKLELSIQRDFAAAVTRHDPSKIRLLHDGKWVPRKVLGAVPHDLGMFDPWFEVNTYCLYNTNRWKDLNSKFVLQVYRDVVATGNKKFAEAVWPSVYIAMAFMDQFDKDGDGMIENEGFPDQTYDTWAASGVSAYCGGLWVAALQAASAMAQEVGDRDAEDYFWFKFQKAKVVYEKLWNGSYFNYDDSSGSASSSIQADQLAGQWYARACGLSPIVDEDKARSALEKVYNFNVLKVKDGKRGAANGMLPSGEVDISSMQAREIWPGVTYAVAAAMIHEDMVDMAFRTAEGVHEAAWSEGGLGYAFQTPEAWNMDDQYRSLGYMRPLAIWAMQWALSHPRNLKHEIKPEEKDDSLQKHHTGFVRIAHFLKLPEEESSRTLLQAIYDYTCKKILL from the exons ATGATGGTGTTCGTGGCGTGCTCCTACATCACAT CAAATGGACTATCTCCTACAACTTTtgcaattgcagcagaagagaCAAAGGGTGTTTGTGTTTCAGAGTGCCCTTGCTTTGTTATAGCTGGAAACTCCCTGGGTATAACTGCAAAAGACATGTGGCATGAAATTAAAGAG CATGGATCCTTTGGTTTCCTAAACTCAGCGGAAACATCGATGCCTTCAGAACCGGGATCTTCTATTGGAGCCGCTGTTGCTGCTTCTGTTACAGTTCCATCAGATTCAGTACGTAGTGTTACATTTTCTTTAGCATGGGACTGCCCTGATGTAAAATTCATGAGTAAAAAAGCTTATCACAG GCGTTACACCAAATTTTATGGTACTCATGGCAATGCTGCAGCAAATATTGCACGTGATGCCATTCTTG ACCACAACATTTGGGAATCTCAGATAGAAGCATGGCAAAGACCTATTCTTGAAGACACTAGACTCCCTGAATG GTATAAGGTCACTCTTTTCAATGAGCTCTACTATCTTAATTCAGGAGGAACAGTTTGGACAg ACGGATCACTGCCAGTCCATTGTGTAGCAAGCTTTGGAGACAGAAGGTTTTCCCTTGATTTGAACAGATCAAAAGTTAAGAATGCTACTAGCACACCTCATCAACATGACACTGCTTCAGAAATTCTTGTGACGATGAATTCAATTCTTCAGGAGATAAACAACCCAGCAACACTTAATTCTTCATTTGGGTATAGTCTCCTTCAGGAAGGAGAGGAGAACATTGGACAATTCCTGTATCTTGAGGGTATTGAGTATCCAATGTGGAACACATATGATGTTCACTTTTATGCATCCTTTGCATTAATCATGCTATTCCCAAAGCTTGAACTTAGCATCCAGAGAGACTTTGCAGCTGCTGTAACGAGGCATGATCCCAGTAAGATAAGGCTTCTACACGATGGAAAATGGGTCCCCAGAAAGGTTCTTGGTGCTGTTCCTCATGATCTGGGAATGTTCGACCCATGGTTTGAAGTAAATACATATTGTCTTTATAACACTAATAGGTGGAAAgatttgaattcaaaattcgtACTGCAAGTTTACAGGGATGTGGTTGCCACAGGGAATAAGAAGTTTGCAGAAGCTGTTTGGCCGTCAGTTTATATTGCAATGGCTTTCATGGACCAGTTTGATAAGGATGGGGATGGGATGATAGAAAATGAAGGTTTCCCTGATCAGACCTATGATACATGGGCTGCCTCTGGGGTGAGTGCATATTGTGGTGGGCTGTGGGTAGCAGCCTTGCAGGCTGCTTCAGCCATGGCTCAAGAAGTTGGTGACAGGGATGCAGAAGATTACTTTTGGTTCAAGTTTCAGAAGGCAAAAGTAGTGTATGAGAAATTGTGGAATGGTTCTTACTTCAACTATGATGATAGCAGCGGGAGCGCAAGTTCATCTATTCAAGCAGATCAGTTGGCTGGACAATG GTATGCTCGAGCATGCGGTCTTTCCCCAATTGTTGATGAAGACAAAGCAAGAAGTGCCCTTGAGAAAGTTTATAATTTCAATGTGTTAAAAGTGAAGGATGGGAAGCGAGGGGCTGCAAATGGCATGCTACCGAGTGGAGAAGTTGACATTTCATCGATGCAGGCAAGAGAAATATGGCCTGGAGTTACTTATGCTGTTGCTGCTGCTATGATTCATGAAGACATGGTTGACATGGCATTTCGAACTGCAGAAGGAGTTCACGAGGCTGCTTGGTCCGAAGGAGGACTTGG GTATGCTTTTCAAACTCCAGAGGCTTGGAACATGGATGATCAGTACAGATCTCTGGGATACATGCGCCCCTTGGCCATATGGGCAATGCAGTGGGCATTATCACATCCAAGAAATTTGAAGCATGAGATAAAGCCAGAGGAGAAGGATGATTCCTTGCAGAAGCACCATACAGGGTTCGTGAGAATTGCACACTTCCTTAAGCTGCCAGAAGAGGAAAGCTCTAGAACTCTTTTGCAGGCGATTTATGACTACACATGCAAGAAGATCCTTTTGTAA
- the LOC127809418 gene encoding pentatricopeptide repeat-containing protein At3g62890-like, translated as MLAYRRTHILLSLSIQFTNRHFSAASSHSPLSSLPRSLSLGQTKQAHARLITAGLGADTQLMGPLIAALAHSPSAPSEYCHAVFHSIQNPRVFLANNTIRCFAKSESPRESVGLYAFMRRSGLQPNNYTFTFLLQSCSNALALVEGIQVHAHVVKIGFGEDVFVRNGLVQFYCACCKIECAKKVFDESPQCRDVVTWNVMLGGYVRDGQIGLVEKLFGEMPERDVISWSLMIMGYVQNGKLEEGLQSFKEMREKGLVPNEAILVTVLSASAQLGLLDQGRLVHSVISSCNFPLSVPIGTGLIDMYAKCGCIDQAKVVFNAMPEKDVCSWNAMICGLAAHGLGMEALSLFERFTSEGFCPVNVTFVGVLNACSRTGLVSKGQHYFKMMSENYGIEPEMEHYGCMVDLLGRAGLVPEAMDLIEKISIQPDPVLWTTLLGACKIHGLVELGEQIGNKLIQLDPTHDGNYVQLAGIYAKARKWADVVRIRRLMVDRRANKVAGWSLIEAQGRLHRFVAGDKGHERYPEIYKMLQIIGKRIGEGGYMPNVSPVMHDIEEEEKENAIKEHSERLAIAFGFLVTACGDCIRIVKNLRVCGDCHDFSKAVSKVFMREIIVRDGSRFHHFKEGNCSCLDYW; from the coding sequence ATGCTGGCCTATAGACGAACCCACATCCTGCTTTCCCTCTCAATCCAGTTTACGAACCGTCATTTCTCAGCGGCAAGTTCCCATTCACCACTGTCTTCCCTCCCACGTAGCCTTTCTCTCGGCCAAACCAAGCAAGCCCATGCTCGCCTCATCACCGCCGGCCTCGGCGCCGATACCCAACTCATGGGCCCCCTCATCGCCGCCTTGGCTCACTCCCCGTCCGCCCCATCCGAGTACTGCCACGCCGTCTTTCATTCGATCCAAAACCCCCGTGTTTTCCTGGCCAACAACACGATCCGATGCTTCGCCAAGAGTGAATCGCCTCGTGAATCGGTTGGTCTCTACGCGTTTATGCGGCGAAGTGGGTTGCAGCCCAATAACTATACTTTCACTTTCTTGTTGCAGTCTTGCAGCAACGCACTGGCGTTGGTTGAAGGGATTCAGGTTCACGCTCATGTCGTTAAGATTGGGTTCGGTGAAGATGTTTTTGTTAGGAATGGTTTGGTTCAGTTTTATTGTGCTTGTTGTAAAATTGAGTGCGCGAAGAAGGTGTTCGACGAAAGTCCCCAGTGCCGCGATGTTGTTACTTGGAACGTGATGCTGGGGGGTTATGTGAGGGATGGACAAATTGGACTAGTGGAGAAGTTATTTGGAGAAATGCCTGAGAGAGATGTTATTTCATGGAGTTTAATGATAATGGGTTATGTGCAAAATGGGAAGTTGGAAGAAGGTTTACAGAGTTTTaaggagatgagagagaaagggcTGGTCCCGAACGAGGCCATTCTGGTAACGGTTCTCTCAGCATCAGCCCAATTGGGTTTACTTGATCAGGGCCGATTAGTTCATTCCGTTATCAGTTCTTGCAATTTCCCATTGAGTGTTCCTATCGGCACAGGTCTTATCGACATGTATGCAAAATGTGGGTGCATTGACCAGGCTAAAGTTGTCTTTAACGCCATGCCTGAAAAAGATGTTTGTTCATGGAACGCTATGATTTGTGGATTGGCTGCGCATGGACTTGGAATGGAAGCGCTTTCCCTCTTTGAAAGGTTCACAAGTGAAGGCTTCTGCCCAGTGAATGTGACTTTCGTTGGAGTCTTGAATGCTTGTAGTAGGACAGGTTTGGTCAGCAAGGGGCAACATTATTTTAAGATGATGAGTGAGAATTATGGTATTGAGCCAGAGATGGAGCATTATGGTTGCATGGTGGACCTCTTGGGCCGTGCTGGATTGGTCCCGGAAGCCATGGatttgattgagaagatttcCATTCAACCAGACCCCGTGTTATGGACCACGCTGCTTGGTGCTTGCAAGATTCATGGATTAGTTGAATTGGGTGAACAGATAGGGAATAAACTAATCCAATTGGATCCAACCCATGATGGAAATTATGTACAGTTGGCTGGTATTTATGCCAAAGCAAGGAAATGGGCAGATGTAGTCAGAATTAGAAGATTGATGGTTGACCGAAGAGCTAATAAGGTTGCTGGTTGGAGCTTGATCGAGGCACAGGGCAGACTTCATCGATTTGTTGCAGGGGATAAAGGGCATGAGAGGTATCCAGAGATTTACAAGATGCTTCAAATCATTGGAAAGCGAATAGGAGAGGGTGGTTACATGCCCAATGTTTCACCTGTCATGCACGAtatagaagaggaagaaaaagagaatgcAATCAAGGAGCACAGTGAGAGGTTGGCAATTGCTTTTGGTTTTTTGGTCACAGCTTGTGGGGATTGTATTCGAATTGTCAAGAACTTGAGAGTTTGTGGAGACTGCCATGACTTCAGCAAGGCTGTTTCAAAGGTGTTTATGCGGGAGATAATCGTGAGGGATGGGAGCAGATTTCATCATTTTAAGGAGGGCAACTGTTCTTGTCTTGATTATTGGTAG
- the LOC127810438 gene encoding uncharacterized protein LOC127810438, with protein sequence MRGGRKNLKRATEEETTTLEQGQVIMQVVSLRGSNLIEVMDAKGEKALALFPAKFQKSMWIKRGSFVVADVSGREEAIESGRKVTCVVSQVLFHEQVRVLEKSPEWPEIFKSPILDSSRSFPGQASTQDESELTSSDEDGLPPLEANMNRRMPVELQSHTDSDSDPDSDS encoded by the exons ATGAGAGGAGGAAGGAAAAATCTGAAGAGGGCAACAGAAGAAGAGACAACAACTCTTGAACAAGGCCAAGTCATCATGCAAGTTGTGTCCCTTAGAGGTTCAAACCTCATTGAG GTCATGGATGCAAAGGGCGAGAAAGCACTAGCGTTGTTTCCAGCTAAGTTCCAAAAGAGCATGTGGATAAAGCGAG GGAGCTTTGTTGTGGCTGACGTAAGTGGAAGAGAGGAGGCCATTGAATCTGGTAGAAAAGTGACATGTGTTGTTTCTCAAGTTCTCTTTCACGAACAAGTTCGTGTGCTCGAGAAATCTCCAGAATG GCCAGAAATCTTCAAATCCCCAATCCTGGACAGTTCTAGAAGTTTCCCTGGACAAGCTTCCACCCAGGATGAGAGTGAACTTACTTCAAGTGATGAAGATGGACTCCCACCACTAGAAGCTAATATGAACAGAAGGATGCCTGTGGAGTTGCAGTCGCATACGGATTCGGATTCGGATCCAGATTCAGattcataa
- the LOC127810360 gene encoding mitogen-activated protein kinase kinase kinase 17-like, translating to MARNWQCPTPQSGEWVKGKLVGSGSFGTVHLAMNNITGALFVVKSAWSKDGFQSLENEANVLESLNSPHIVNCTGRYLLNGANGEKRLNLFMEYMAGGSLLDVAEKFGGVLDERVISLYTRQILLGLKHLHENGIVHCDLKCKNVLLDSFGNVKLADLGCAKRLSDLKKTNGTSKQPSKSIVGTPLWTAPEVLRNEGLDFAADIWSLGCTVIEMATGRPPWGDNISNPMAALVKIACSDETPHFPAEFSGEGLDFLAKCLERDPRKRSTTAELLNHPFVSNIGKGKGRSVREMEMETEGACSPASVLDAGIICEPGYESDESLEVEEGEFNPRTSSSINCCEERNQCPWEHQVGSLECDFCSSEEDWVTVRSSD from the coding sequence ATGGCTAGAAACTGGCAATGCCCTACTCCCCAGTCTGGAGAATGGGTGAAGGGCAAACTTGTGGGATCTGGATCATTTGGCACGGTTCACTTGGCCATGAACAACATCACGGGGGCACTTTTCGTCGTGAAATCTGCATGGTCCAAGGATGGGTTTCAATCTCTTGAGAATGAGGCAAATGTTCTTGAGAGTTTGAACTCTCCACATATTGTAAATTGCACAGGGAGATACTTGTTGAATGGTGCAAATGGTGAGAAGAGACTGAATCTCTTCATGGAGTACATGGCTGGTGGCAGTCTATTAGATGTGGCCGAGAAATTTGGAGGCGTGCTGGACGAGCGAGTGATCAGCCTCTACACTCGACAGATTCTTCTCGGTCTCAAGCATCTTCATGAGAATGGAATTGTGCACTGTGATCTCAAGTGCAAGAATGTGCTCTTAGACTCCTTTGGAAATGTCAAACTGGCAGATTTGGGATGTGCAAAGAGGCTAAGTGACTTGAAGAAGACTAATGGGACATCGAAGCAGCCTTCAAAATCCATTGTTGGGACTCCTCTGTGGACGGCTCCTGAGGTTCTGAGAAACGAAGGGTTGGATTTTGCAGCAGATATTTGGTCTTTGGGCTGCACCGTCATTGAAATGGCCACCGGTAGGCCTCCTTGGGGCGACAACATTTCTAACCCAATGGCTGCGCTTGTGAAGATCGCCTGCAGCGACGAGACACCACATTTTCCAGCCGAGTTCTCGGGAGAGGGATTGGATTTCTTGGCAAAGTGCTTGGAGAGGGACCCCAGAAAGAGGAGCACCACTGCAGAATTGCTGAACCATCCATTTGTTTCGAATATAGGGAAGGGTAAGGGTAGGAGTGTgagggagatggagatggagaccGAAGGGGCTTGCTCACCGGCAAGTGTCTTAGATGCGGGGATCATCTGTGAGCCAGGCTATGAATCTGATGAATCACTTGAGGTTGAGGAGGGTGAGTTCAATCCTAGAACCtcatcttcaatcaattgttgtGAGGAGAGAAATCAATGTCCATGGGAACATCAGGTGGGATCATTAGAATGTGATTTTTGCTCATCAGAGGAGGATTGGGTTACTGTTAGATCATCTGATTGA
- the LOC127810359 gene encoding uncharacterized protein LOC127810359 isoform X1, producing the protein MLVNGSDNGEKSWNSSREKVDPAEPASLTWHRRIDSEANVPSLFSLSFLEMIRMAPMGYRLWRHVRAETAKGRGVFINPFLPRGVTSCHGVPLGGIGAGSIERNYKGEFQRWQLFPGKCEDKPVLANQFSVFISRSNGEKTSTVLSPGCPELSKESSAFGIGSWDWNLKGHGSTYHALYPRAWTVYDGEPEPLFRIVCRQISPFLPHNYKESSFPVAVFTFTLFNLGKTAADVTLLFTWANSVGGDSGFSGHHYNSKMRMNDGVRGVLLHHITANGLSPTTFAIAAEETKGVCVSECPCFVIAGNSLGITAKDMWHEIKEHGSFGFLNSAETSMPSEPGSSIGAAVAASVTVPSDSVRSVTFSLAWDCPDVKFMSKKAYHRRYTKFYGTHGNAAANIARDAILDHNIWESQIEAWQRPILEDTRLPEWYKVTLFNELYYLNSGGTVWTDGSLPVHCVASFGDRRFSLDLNRSKVKNATSTPHQHDTASEILVTMNSILQEINNPATLNSSFGYSLLQEGEENIGQFLYLEGIEYPMWNTYDVHFYASFALIMLFPKLELSIQRDFAAAVTRHDPSKIRLLHDGKWVPRKVLGAVPHDLGMFDPWFEVNTYCLYNTNRWKDLNSKFVLQVYRDVVATGNKKFAEAVWPSVYIAMAFMDQFDKDGDGMIENEGFPDQTYDTWAASGVSAYCGGLWVAALQAASAMAQEVGDRDAEDYFWFKFQKAKVVYEKLWNGSYFNYDDSSGSASSSIQADQLAGQWYARACGLSPIVDEDKARSALEKVYNFNVLKVKDGKRGAANGMLPSGEVDISSMQAREIWPGVTYAVAAAMIHEDMVDMAFRTAEGVHEAAWSEGGLGYAFQTPEAWNMDDQYRSLGYMRPLAIWAMQWALSHPRNLKHEIKPEEKDDSLQKHHTGFVRIAHFLKLPEEESSRTLLQAIYDYTCKKILL; encoded by the exons ATGTTGGTGAATGGTTCTGATAATGGTGAAAAATCTTGGAATTCTAGTCGTGAAAAG GTGGACCCTGCAGAACCTGCATCTCTGACTTGGCACAGAAGAATAGATAGTGAGGCCAATGTCCCTTCCCTGTTCAGTCTAAGTTTTCTAGAGATGATTCGTATG GCTCCAATGGGTTACCGGTTATGGCGTCATGTCCGAGCGGAAACAGCAAAAGGAagg GGAGTATTTATAAATCCTTTTCTGCCGCGTGGTGTCACATCATGTCATGGTGTTCCACTAGGTGGTATAGG TGCAGGAAGCATTGAAAGAAACTACAAAGGTGAATTCCAGCGCTGGCAACTATTCCCTGGAAAATGTGAAGATAAACCAGTTTTAGCAAATCAATTCTCC GTTTTCATTTCACGCTCCAATGGGGAAAAAACTTCTACTGTACTCTCCCCAGGGTGCCCAGAATTGTCAAA AGAAAGCTCGGCGTTTGGGATTGGGTCTTGGGACTGGAACCTGAAGGGGCATGGCTCTACATATCATGCATTGTATCCTAGAGCTTGGACAGTATATGATG GTGAACCCGAACCATTGTTTAGGATAGTTTGTCGTCagatttctccctttcttccccACAATTACAAGGAGAGCAGCTTCCCTGTGGCAGTGTTTACTTTCACG CTATTTAATTTGGGAAAGACTGCTGCAGATGTGACCCTTCTCTTCACATGGGCA AATTCTGTTGGTGGGGATTCTGGATTTTCTGGTCATCACTACAATTCAAAGATGAG GATGAATGATGGTGTTCGTGGCGTGCTCCTACATCACAT AACAGCAAATGGACTATCTCCTACAACTTTtgcaattgcagcagaagagaCAAAGGGTGTTTGTGTTTCAGAGTGCCCTTGCTTTGTTATAGCTGGAAACTCCCTGGGTATAACTGCAAAAGACATGTGGCATGAAATTAAAGAG CATGGATCCTTTGGTTTCCTAAACTCAGCGGAAACATCGATGCCTTCAGAACCGGGATCTTCTATTGGAGCCGCTGTTGCTGCTTCTGTTACAGTTCCATCAGATTCAGTACGTAGTGTTACATTTTCTTTAGCATGGGACTGCCCTGATGTAAAATTCATGAGTAAAAAAGCTTATCACAG GCGTTACACCAAATTTTATGGTACTCATGGCAATGCTGCAGCAAATATTGCACGTGATGCCATTCTTG ACCACAACATTTGGGAATCTCAGATAGAAGCATGGCAAAGACCTATTCTTGAAGACACTAGACTCCCTGAATG GTATAAGGTCACTCTTTTCAATGAGCTCTACTATCTTAATTCAGGAGGAACAGTTTGGACAg ACGGATCACTGCCAGTCCATTGTGTAGCAAGCTTTGGAGACAGAAGGTTTTCCCTTGATTTGAACAGATCAAAAGTTAAGAATGCTACTAGCACACCTCATCAACATGACACTGCTTCAGAAATTCTTGTGACGATGAATTCAATTCTTCAGGAGATAAACAACCCAGCAACACTTAATTCTTCATTTGGGTATAGTCTCCTTCAGGAAGGAGAGGAGAACATTGGACAATTCCTGTATCTTGAGGGTATTGAGTATCCAATGTGGAACACATATGATGTTCACTTTTATGCATCCTTTGCATTAATCATGCTATTCCCAAAGCTTGAACTTAGCATCCAGAGAGACTTTGCAGCTGCTGTAACGAGGCATGATCCCAGTAAGATAAGGCTTCTACACGATGGAAAATGGGTCCCCAGAAAGGTTCTTGGTGCTGTTCCTCATGATCTGGGAATGTTCGACCCATGGTTTGAAGTAAATACATATTGTCTTTATAACACTAATAGGTGGAAAgatttgaattcaaaattcgtACTGCAAGTTTACAGGGATGTGGTTGCCACAGGGAATAAGAAGTTTGCAGAAGCTGTTTGGCCGTCAGTTTATATTGCAATGGCTTTCATGGACCAGTTTGATAAGGATGGGGATGGGATGATAGAAAATGAAGGTTTCCCTGATCAGACCTATGATACATGGGCTGCCTCTGGGGTGAGTGCATATTGTGGTGGGCTGTGGGTAGCAGCCTTGCAGGCTGCTTCAGCCATGGCTCAAGAAGTTGGTGACAGGGATGCAGAAGATTACTTTTGGTTCAAGTTTCAGAAGGCAAAAGTAGTGTATGAGAAATTGTGGAATGGTTCTTACTTCAACTATGATGATAGCAGCGGGAGCGCAAGTTCATCTATTCAAGCAGATCAGTTGGCTGGACAATG GTATGCTCGAGCATGCGGTCTTTCCCCAATTGTTGATGAAGACAAAGCAAGAAGTGCCCTTGAGAAAGTTTATAATTTCAATGTGTTAAAAGTGAAGGATGGGAAGCGAGGGGCTGCAAATGGCATGCTACCGAGTGGAGAAGTTGACATTTCATCGATGCAGGCAAGAGAAATATGGCCTGGAGTTACTTATGCTGTTGCTGCTGCTATGATTCATGAAGACATGGTTGACATGGCATTTCGAACTGCAGAAGGAGTTCACGAGGCTGCTTGGTCCGAAGGAGGACTTGG GTATGCTTTTCAAACTCCAGAGGCTTGGAACATGGATGATCAGTACAGATCTCTGGGATACATGCGCCCCTTGGCCATATGGGCAATGCAGTGGGCATTATCACATCCAAGAAATTTGAAGCATGAGATAAAGCCAGAGGAGAAGGATGATTCCTTGCAGAAGCACCATACAGGGTTCGTGAGAATTGCACACTTCCTTAAGCTGCCAGAAGAGGAAAGCTCTAGAACTCTTTTGCAGGCGATTTATGACTACACATGCAAGAAGATCCTTTTGTAA